The following coding sequences are from one Microbacterium wangchenii window:
- a CDS encoding alpha/beta fold hydrolase → MPKKNASPDRSLHEVTSADGTEISYERSGQGPTVILVAQALSDLRDNRRLAAVLADTHTVVNYDRRGRGNSGDAGAWKAAREIEDIEALIDAHGGSAVLFGASSGAVLALDSAAALPEKVVGLIAFEPPVIVDDRRAPVPRDLAVRLEQLVGEGRGSDAVREFTRIALGASPFMVGAMRLMVGPWRTMVGMARTTVYDTRLCAGLQDGKPLAADRWKGLRAPSLVLVGSKSEPFMQSGTRELSTLIGARYATIEGAHHATPMMRPAALIPSVLSFLDAARP, encoded by the coding sequence ATGCCGAAGAAGAACGCTTCTCCTGATCGCTCGCTGCACGAGGTGACGTCCGCGGATGGCACGGAGATCTCGTATGAACGCAGTGGACAGGGGCCGACCGTGATCCTTGTCGCGCAGGCGCTGTCCGACCTTCGAGACAACCGACGCCTCGCGGCTGTGCTCGCCGACACCCACACGGTGGTGAACTACGATCGGCGCGGCCGCGGGAACAGCGGGGACGCCGGCGCCTGGAAGGCTGCTCGGGAGATCGAAGACATCGAGGCGCTCATCGATGCGCACGGAGGCAGTGCCGTTCTCTTCGGTGCATCATCCGGCGCGGTCCTTGCGTTGGACTCCGCTGCAGCTCTCCCGGAGAAGGTCGTGGGCCTCATCGCCTTCGAGCCCCCGGTGATCGTGGACGATAGACGCGCACCCGTTCCCCGCGACCTCGCCGTCCGCCTCGAGCAGCTCGTCGGAGAGGGGCGAGGATCAGACGCGGTTCGCGAGTTCACCCGCATCGCTCTCGGTGCGTCCCCGTTCATGGTCGGGGCCATGCGACTCATGGTCGGGCCGTGGCGGACCATGGTCGGGATGGCCCGGACGACCGTCTATGACACGCGCCTCTGCGCGGGGCTGCAGGACGGAAAGCCTCTCGCGGCCGACCGGTGGAAGGGGCTCCGGGCGCCCTCTCTCGTGCTCGTCGGAAGCAAGAGCGAACCGTTCATGCAAAGCGGAACCCGAGAGCTGTCGACACTGATCGGGGCCCGCTACGCGACGATCGAGGGCGCGCATCACGCGACACCGATGATGAGACCGGCGGCGCTGATCCCCTCGGTCCTGTCATTTCTTGACGCCGCTCGCCCATGA
- a CDS encoding histidine kinase, with translation MAEVRLQPTVGALHAEAPIVVNGESWGVLAVDAETPSRIDGRDRLKPFADLMAAAIANAEHRADLTRSRERVIAAADEARRRLQRDVHDGAQQRLVHTILLLKLARDSAAGGGDVTGMLADALAHAEEANRRLRDVVRGILPAALARNGLAAGIESLAAETPIPCISRSSFPGCRRPSKPRHTSPLPKRSRTRSTRAGDTSKRVVRVVRRRR, from the coding sequence ATGGCCGAGGTCAGGCTGCAGCCGACAGTTGGGGCGCTCCATGCCGAAGCGCCGATCGTCGTCAACGGTGAGAGCTGGGGCGTTCTCGCGGTGGACGCGGAGACTCCGAGCCGGATCGACGGCAGGGACCGCCTGAAGCCCTTCGCCGATCTGATGGCGGCGGCCATCGCCAACGCGGAGCACCGGGCGGATCTCACCCGATCTCGCGAGCGCGTGATCGCTGCAGCCGACGAAGCTCGGCGCCGCCTGCAACGAGATGTCCACGACGGAGCGCAACAGCGCCTCGTCCACACGATCCTCCTCCTCAAGCTGGCGAGGGATTCCGCCGCCGGGGGAGGGGATGTCACCGGGATGCTGGCCGATGCGCTGGCGCATGCCGAAGAAGCGAATCGCCGACTGCGGGACGTCGTACGCGGAATCCTGCCCGCAGCACTCGCCCGCAACGGACTCGCCGCCGGCATCGAGTCACTGGCGGCCGAGACTCCGATCCCGTGCATCTCGCGCTCGTCGTTCCCCGGCTGCCGCCGACCCTCGAAACCACGGCATACTTCACCGTTGCCGAAGCGATCACGAACGCGGTCAACACGCGCAGGCGACACAAGTAAGCGTGTCGTGCGCGTTGTCCGGCGACGCCGATGA
- a CDS encoding Type 1 glutamine amidotransferase-like domain-containing protein, whose amino-acid sequence MKLLLTSGGVTNDSIRAALTDMLGKDIEESDALFIPTAQWGQPACSPQSVWRSTTGRWPGLTDLGWKSVGVLELTALPSIPPERWVSWVRAADALLVDGGEAIFLAHWMRESGLAEFLPDLTDTVWVGVSAGSMVMTPRIGAEFVDWEPGGTDEALGVVDFSIFPHLDYPGWETNTLERARQWARSIPGPAYAIDEQTAIAVVDGAVTVVSEGHWEALNP is encoded by the coding sequence ATGAAGCTCTTGCTGACATCGGGCGGCGTGACGAACGATTCCATCCGCGCCGCGCTGACGGACATGCTCGGCAAGGACATCGAGGAGAGCGACGCCCTGTTCATCCCCACCGCGCAGTGGGGTCAGCCGGCGTGCTCACCGCAGTCGGTGTGGCGGTCGACGACCGGTCGCTGGCCGGGGCTGACCGACCTGGGCTGGAAGTCGGTGGGTGTCCTCGAGCTCACTGCACTGCCGAGCATCCCCCCGGAGCGCTGGGTTTCCTGGGTGCGCGCGGCCGACGCCCTCCTCGTGGACGGGGGAGAGGCCATCTTCCTGGCGCACTGGATGCGTGAGTCCGGGCTGGCGGAGTTCTTGCCTGACCTGACCGACACCGTGTGGGTCGGCGTGAGCGCCGGCAGCATGGTGATGACCCCACGCATCGGTGCGGAGTTCGTGGACTGGGAGCCGGGCGGCACCGATGAGGCCCTCGGCGTGGTGGACTTCTCGATCTTCCCCCACCTCGATTACCCGGGCTGGGAGACCAATACTCTGGAGCGCGCTCGGCAATGGGCGCGATCGATCCCCGGCCCGGCGTATGCGATCGACGAACAGACGGCGATCGCCGTCGTGGATGGGGCAGTGACAGTGGTCTCGGAGGGTCACTGGGAGGCGCTGAATCCGTGA